In Verrucomicrobiia bacterium, the sequence GCGAGTTCACGGCGCTTTACCTCCTCGGAAATAGGCCCTAAGAACGTGACATCCGCCTTAAGTGCTTGGGCCTGGGCGCGAAGTTTGTGGTCGCTGCCTTGCCCAGCAATACGGAGTGGTACCCCTGCTTGGTGGCAGGCTTCAATCATCTGGTCCACTTTTTTGGATTCCCCTAAGCGGCTGATACTAAGCATGTGGATGCCGCGCTTCACGGGCTCACCTAGTTTGGCGGGATTGAAGTACTGCGTGTCTACTGGTGGATTTATGACAATGGAGGGCTGGCGGTAGTACTGCTGGATGCGTGCGGCAACAGTCTTGCTGTTGGCTACCCAGGTGTCTACGCGCTTGGCACTGACGGCGTCCCAAAACCGGAGCTTGCTCATTTTCTCGTTGGCCAGAAAGGTTTTGAGTCCTCCTTTGTCCAGGTTTTTCTCCCGCATGAATTCTGCGTGCCAGTCCCAAGCGTAGCGCATGGGGCTGTGACAGTAGCTGATGTGGCGGGTATCGGGGCTGGTAATGATGCCGTGGGCAAAAGCGCCAGAAGAAGAAATGACCACATCGAACCCGGTGAAATCCAGTGATTCAATGGCGGCTGGAATGGCTAGGAGGAAAAGTTGGTTTATTTTCTTGCGCCAACTGGTTTGCAGGTACGAGGTGCGGATATCTGCCTTAGGGAAATGCTCCCGCACCAGCGCTTCGTCGGCCACTGTGGTGAATATGGGGGCGTCGGGATAGAGCTCGTGCAGTTCCTTTAGCACGCGCTCGGCACCGCCATATACGCGGAGAAAATCATGGGCTAGGGCAATCTTCATATGTACAGATTAGCAAAAGCCCTTGTTTGTAGCGACCTTTTTCCTTTCCTGGTAATAATGCGCACAGAGGTTTTGAAATGGAAAAGACGCCGACCCTTGCCAATATCATCGAACATCAGAATGCCATCTACGGGATACGAAACCGGATCCGGTTTCAGTCCATTCAAGATCGCATCTTCTTTCTGTTTGTCGCTGCGAGCGACTTTAAGAAGCTTGTCCGGAAGAAAAAGGAAAAACCGTTTCTTGCTCACGGTTTAGCTCGCATTTTTTCCCGCATCATATGTGTAGCAGAGTACTACGGCCCTTCTATTCCGTTGGCAGAATGCTTTACGGAAAAGTGGCTGGCAGCTACCTGCCGCTATTGCGGGA encodes:
- a CDS encoding glycosyltransferase, whose protein sequence is MKIALAHDFLRVYGGAERVLKELHELYPDAPIFTTVADEALVREHFPKADIRTSYLQTSWRKKINQLFLLAIPAAIESLDFTGFDVVISSSGAFAHGIITSPDTRHISYCHSPMRYAWDWHAEFMREKNLDKGGLKTFLANEKMSKLRFWDAVSAKRVDTWVANSKTVAARIQQYYRQPSIVINPPVDTQYFNPAKLGEPVKRGIHMLSISRLGESKKVDQMIEACHQAGVPLRIAGQGSDHKLRAQAQALKADVTFLGPISEEVKRRELASAAAFLFAAEDDFGIAPVEAMAMGTPVIAFGKGGATETVVQELTGILYPEQTVESLLMAIRMFKEKGVKGTEETIRQRTELFSPEKFRTAIEQLVHGNARKR